In the Silene latifolia isolate original U9 population chromosome 1, ASM4854445v1, whole genome shotgun sequence genome, TTTGATGAACAAATTCAATAATTCAAATTAATAAATGTAGAATTATATAAACACATGTAAATAAATGAAGTGCATAACATAGCAGtacctccgtctcaatcatttgtttaccattaATTAAAATAGGCATCacaaagaattaaaaaaaaaaaaaaaaaaaagtaaagtaaagaaagaattaaaaagaagaaggaaggacCTCCAGGAAATGGATTGAAGTTGGATGAGGGGAGATTGAGCGGCGACTTTGGAAGCGAGATCTAGGGCTTCTTCACAGTAGAACAACAGTATTTTCTTCTGGTTGGGTTtctccatcttcttcttcttcttcttctctttctgTATTTGTCTACTGTATACACTTACAATGGTGGCTGATGAATGATGTTTGTGGGTTTTGCTAACAGTAGTAACACTGAAGAGCTTTATTCATGAATCAATAATGTAAAGAGTGGCGCTCATTCTGGGAATCTAATTCCCTACTTTGTGATTTTCTTAATTAAGCCGTCACCCTATTAGGACGACTCGCAAATTCAATTTCCTCGTTTTTTTTCCGAATAAAAGTAGTCATAAAAACGATTTTGATGATGCAAAGAGAAAATATATATTATGAGTAGATCGGGCAAAAGTAACCCGGTTCGAACAGGTTTACCCGGGACCCGTAACTGATCCGAACTATATTATCTGAATGTGACCCGAAATCCAAATTGAACTGGCCTGACTCCAACAATCCAACATCACCTGAGCTTTCTTGACCCATAACTGATCCGATCCAAAAATAAACCGATAAAATATAATCCTAATTGAATCGAAAAAACTTGAAATGACCTATTTTTTTTCTTATTcatcaacccgaaaatgaccctaCGATCAGCTTGACCAAAACatacccgaccaacaaacccgaaacccaaaatgacccaacccgacccgaaatCAATAAAAAAAACCCGAACTGATGTAGCCCAATTGATTCATTTGTCAGGTCTAATTATAAATATCATCTCTGGTGACTTTACCAATATGTTAATTAATATTTGCATTCATTTTCAAATTGTTGTAAGTGTCTTTTATTGCTCGGTTTTATCACTTGCATATGCTCAAAAAACAAATAAAGTCTGAGTTTAGAGCATGTTTGGCCTCGATTCTTAAAAATGAGTTTTTGCTTTCCAAGTTTAATTTTTCAAAAATGTTTTTCAAAAGCAGAAGTAACAAAATGTTGCTTCTATTTCTATAggcaaaaatatggatttttggcttttgagaattttttgtttaacttttagaaAATAGCATGTTTGGCCACAAAGTATTTTTGAGCCCGAAAACACCCTTTCAAGCGAGGCCAAACACTAAAACAAACACTTAATTAGCTCAAAAAAATGCACATAtggtaaaaacaaataaaatatgaGATACTACATACGAATGATACGATGTATATTCCCTTTTCTCTTAGAGGTACAAATGTACAATTATTACCACTTACacgcattttttttattttagttttttgATGTTTACTAGGAGTATCTCTTATCGATAGCTGGGGCAAAAGTTTGGccttttcattcgcaagagtcaggaatcgaaccttACCCCTAGGGTtgggcaccggtccaaaaccgaACCGGACCGGAACCGTAAAAAATCTCGAACCGGAACCGGACCAGATTATAAAAATTACGGACCGACATTTGACCTGAAAAATTCcagtccaagaccggaccggaccggttggaccgAAATTAATTTTAGATGCCCACTTTTCAATTCCGGCCCATAAATCTGGACTAGTTGGACCGGAATAAGTAGGCCTTCAATgtatttttatttaatattttaaggaaaaaaataaaataaaaataattattgTCTTTCTGGTCCGGACCAGAAAATTctggtccaagaccggaccgaaAACCGGAATATTAAAAAATGGTAGACCGGGGGCTGaaccggaatttttaattccaGTCCCGATCCGAACCGAATTTTACCCATCCCTAGTTCCCTACTTATCACTCACATCAACTAACTTTGATACATACCCACATTTTTGTCTAGACACATAATTATATACCTTATCTTTGACcgtaaattatttatttatttatttttatatttttcgtGAGATATTTTAAATCAAAGGATAATAGTGAGACCGAGACGGAGAGTATTTAAAACCTTACTTGTATCAGAAAATTTCATTttggtccaagaccggaccggataTCGTTTGCtttcacaaaatacccattaagGGGTGAGTGGGAATCACATGGGAggtgccccaccttatcccctctccctttttataagaggttttcagcttgtgacgggattaaccCGTCACGAGCAAGACGGTTTGTACTTATATAGGCTCCAATTGAAACAAATGCAATAGGAGACCCACATTAGCTCGTCTCACTAATGATCCTTCCGAGTTTTTGACGGATCGAAAGTTTATTTGAACGTCCTCGAACCCATCTCTTCTCCAAGGTGCTAATTTTTCCCTTCATTTTCTACTTTATAAATTCTGTTCCGTTCATTAGTTACCCTTAATTCATTTTCTACTTGATCATATGATTCATAATTTCATATCCTAGCTCCTTTTCCCCTAATGGTATTGTTGCTTGACTATCACTATTCTTTAATCTGCTGATTATTTCATGAATATGTATTTTATTTGATTGATTCATATCTTGATCTGGGTCACTATTATATTATTGAGTAAGACGGTCTCGTAGGATGGAGACTGTTCACTTTTGTGGGGGAAAAAACCATTCATTTATCGCTAATAAATGACTTGTTTATATGAACAATGGGACCGTCTCACACAATAGTTACTCTAAAATCTTTGACCTTTTTTAACCCAACACGAAAAACTGAAAGACTGTGTTGGACTGTTGTCAATGGATTTAatcaattagtctcactatagacggatatatccgtctaaagtgaaagacgggtcaaatatgcttaaagtggtgacatttttgggttGATCATGCTACTTGTTacttgtcttatgcttaaagtgggtggatatttggcccGTCTATAACTATTGACGAatatctcccgtctataatgagaatttgtgggaTTTAATTTGGTGGTGTTAgttatttgttgattttgttgtttcAGTGGTCTCATTTtgatggacggttctaaaggatgattcatgtcggCCGATCCCAAATCactttgggattaaggctctgatgttgttaaTTTTGTTGTTTCAGTCGTCTCATTTTGTTGGAGGGGGGGAAAGATGAATGTTAggaaaaagaacaacaaaagcGATGTGAACGACGAGGTGGAAGAGTTGCTAAGGGCAGCAGAAGATGCAGCATTACTAAAACTCACCCTCAACTCACACGCGGTTCATGCCTCGTCTTCTAATCTCCACCCTGACCTAGACCAGAGATTTCGTAATCTTAAGACAGGTTCTAAATGCAAGGAAGGTTCAACCAAAAACATGGTCCCGCAGGAGCCTAAGAATGTGAAGAAAGAGGTGGACGATGATGACTTGCTTGCGAGATTTGCTGCTCTTAAGGCCTCCATACCTAAACCACCTCCTTCCACGTCGTCTTCACTTGTAGGTCTATGTACAGCGGACACTTGTGTTGATAATGTTGTTGAGGATGGCGAGGATGATGAGGTTGAGAAGGTTATTAGGTGGGCTATGGATGCTGCCCGTCTTGATCCCTCTCCAGCATCTGATGATGAAGATAACAATAGTGATGATTTTGACGATAGTGAGAAGAGTGACGAAGATGCTGATAGTCCTTCAGAAAATCAGAAGAATCCACGCAAATAGTAAGTTTTTTTGCATTGCATTGCGTTCTTCTTCCATTGTGTCGTAGTTGAGTAATTGTTGCTAATTGATATGCGTGAAGGACGACTTTGAAAAATTTACAAAAGCTAATGAAAAAGAAGAGCAGGCAAACTCCAATGACACTACCATAGACTTTATCCTGTGATACTAGCGGGTTTCTTTGGACCATGAGGGCGCTAAGGCGTAGGTGTGCGTCCTCTCTTACAAGTATTATGGTGAATTCAAGGGAAGATACTTTCTTGATCAATTAAGGATGGTACTGTATAATTGATAGCAAGATAAATGATGTTGAAGTTATATCAGATTCCTTTTCACGCTGAAactttaagggtgtgtttggattgagggatttggagggaaagggagaggAGGGaattggagggaaagggaggtgtgcgtcctccatttccctcctacaaggcaaattatttcccaccaacataggcaagattgggagggaaaatcatctcctccattctcccttccctccccttcccttcttttCTCTTCCCTCCTCCCCCCTCCCCTTCTTTTCCCTCCTTTTTTCCTATTCAAACAAGGCCTAAGGCGTTGTTTTAAAATATTAATGATCGCAGAATGATATTGTGTCAGATAACGCCAGAGTGTGAAACATTATCTAAAACGGCGCCGCTTGTCGTTCAGACGCTCATCACCCCATCAGGGCCGTTCCGGTCGTTTTGGGGGCCATGTGCGAAATCTTATAGAGAGGCCTCGGTACCATTTTTATTTAAAGAATAATTGAAAAAAACGTATGTTAACTATTTTGAGTAATTTTTTTATGACTTATTTCTCAATTCTAGAAGCAATATAGTACATAAATATATTTCTTTTCCATTCTTCaacaacaattaattagcatggTGGTTAGTTAGATGATAAAGAAGAGATGCAACCTTAGTTcgattcccaatgaccttatttTTCTGAAAATTGAACAACACATTGTTTAAAAATTTTGGGAATCGAACACAAGATCATTGGCAATATATACCATTAATCTTACCACTGAGTCAAACTGATTACTATGCTAAGAATACGCGCTAAATTAATTATTAACTAACGCGGATATTTCTTACGATTGGACCCCTTCAAGTCGGGGGCCTTGTGCGGCCGCATCGCTTGCACGGCCCCAGGGCCGGCCCTGCACGGCTGCACCCCATCACAATCGTATTCAATGCGACGTCAATTAATGCAAGACATCATCTGAAACCGCTCATCATCACTAAAATCGTAATTTTAAAACAATACATCATCAACAACTGCCTCTGAAACCGCTCACATCACCAGAATTGTGATTTTAAATGATGTAGTGTCAGCTAATAGAAGATAGTGTGAGACTGGTAAAAAAAATCCGTTCGTTATAAATAtataaaatctttttttttttaaaaaaaaaattaattatatgGTTTAAGCTAGATTTTTTGCATATGTTTTAAATTCCAAAGTATCCTTATTTGTAGTTTGGATAGCTAAGTGACCAAAAAAAATTAGTTTGGATTGCTATAGTACTATGGTGAGCTTGTTTCTGTTGATGATACTCTTAAATGCTCTTTGGTGAAGTAGTAATTGTGACCTCTCCCCAGCGGCGTATCCAGGATTTGGGTAAAGGGGGGGCacagttaaaaaaaaaatttttgcggacaacatttatacattaaaattcaaatatcgtcttgATTTTATGGttctattttgatttttgtgtttgtgtttatgtTATTTCTGTCTCAGTGTTGTgtttatcgtctttttttttttttttttaaaaaaaaaaatttttgtcaCGTGAGGGCACTTGCCCTCactatcccccccccccccccaagatCCGCCCCTGCCTCTCCCATGTGCAAATAGAAGATGTAAAAATCAACAACAaatgttgttgtaagaaaaatgGATACATTAGGTTTAGatattttcacaatttttttatataaaaaaaaggtTGGAGTTTTATAATTATTTATAGATAATGTATTTATTGTATATAAGACCTAACCTGAGACTAGATATACGATCTTGGATTAATTTTTTTGCATGTTTTTTTGCATCAATTCTCTGAAATTTCAACATGTATGTGAGGTTTAACGATGGAAAACAACTTTTTTTTGAACTTGAAAAATATTTGGTTCAAGTAACATTTTTCATAAAAGTTGGCTTATTTGTAGTTGCAGTTATAACTTAGATAACATTTGCACATGGTGACATCCACTCGCGGATTTAGGGGGTAAGTGTTTGTCCCGCTTTTCATAAAAGCTTATATACACTTCTACTAAGGAAGCGGTTATGTATGGATAAGAAGGAACTTGGCTTGGTAGTTAGTATgttacacccccccccccccccaggagGCAAAATCATGTGTCGGCTGTCAGTTACTGAGGAAATTTCAACAGAACGGTTATGTACGGATAAGAAGGAATCGGAACTTGATTTGCTTGGTGGCTAGTACGTTTCTCTCCCTCGGGCGGCAAAATCATGTGTCGGCCATCAGTCATCGCAGAAACTTCAACAGGCGTTACGTAAATTAACTATGAAAATTTAAACAACTTTTTATTAAAGATGAAATAGATTTGATGTTTGATATCACTTCCAAAAGCTGGTTTATATCTATAGTGGTACTAAGAATAATTTTTTATGCATTTGATCACATGGGTGAAATTTCAACATTTATAGGTAATCTAACATTAAAAACCATATATTTTGATTTTGATGTGGGAAAGTTTCTCTCAAGCGGCAATGATAGTCTAAATAATGTTTCAGCATACATATATCATTAATGAAATTTCAACAAATCATTTTAATTATT is a window encoding:
- the LOC141596241 gene encoding uncharacterized protein LOC141596241 isoform X1; the encoded protein is MNVRKKNNKSDVNDEVEELLRAAEDAALLKLTLNSHAVHASSSNLHPDLDQRFRNLKTGSKCKEGSTKNMVPQEPKNVKKEVDDDDLLARFAALKASIPKPPPSTSSSLVGLCTADTCVDNVVEDGEDDEVEKVIRWAMDAARLDPSPASDDEDNNSDDFDDSEKSDEDADSPSENQKNPRK